A genomic window from Candidatus Poribacteria bacterium includes:
- a CDS encoding sugar phosphate isomerase/epimerase translates to MQFGFMSSVCPPLTLTELIDKAKQYDYKHLELRVEWDHGHGVELDSTAQQLREVRAQFVDSGIDLSCIATGVRFIDPDANKRTEQVELLKRYIELAATMGAANIRIFGDRVPSTPVEVSQTLDWEADGIRECDGLAGDAGVALCLETHGNLIGSYVAETLHRAEAQNTYVNWHAAHHVRHGEPVDVAYVHLRGKVRHAHVNFGDDGPMPDTERDSLTLLAKDGYSGFISIEVINPPDSDAVLKRHAELYSTL, encoded by the coding sequence ATGCAATTTGGATTTATGTCGTCTGTCTGTCCGCCCTTGACGTTGACGGAACTGATTGACAAAGCGAAACAGTATGACTACAAACACTTAGAACTCCGAGTCGAGTGGGATCATGGACACGGAGTCGAATTGGATTCAACCGCACAACAACTTCGAGAGGTACGCGCCCAATTCGTTGATAGCGGGATTGATCTCTCCTGCATCGCAACCGGTGTCCGATTCATTGATCCAGACGCGAACAAACGCACCGAACAGGTTGAACTCCTCAAGCGTTACATCGAGCTTGCAGCAACCATGGGCGCGGCGAATATCCGTATCTTTGGGGATAGAGTGCCAAGCACGCCAGTTGAAGTTTCTCAAACTTTGGATTGGGAAGCGGATGGCATTCGCGAATGCGACGGATTGGCGGGCGACGCAGGCGTTGCACTCTGTTTGGAGACACACGGTAACCTCATCGGTAGTTACGTTGCGGAGACACTGCATCGCGCTGAAGCGCAAAACACTTATGTAAATTGGCATGCAGCACACCACGTCCGGCATGGAGAGCCGGTCGATGTGGCGTATGTCCATCTACGTGGCAAAGTCCGACACGCACACGTCAATTTCGGAGATGACGGTCCAATGCCAGATACCGAACGGGATTCACTCACGCTTCTCGCAAAAGACGGATATAGCGGGTTTATCTCCATTGAGGTGATCAATCCACCGGATTCAGATGCCGTGCTGAAACGGCATGCCGAACTCTATAGTACGTTATAG
- a CDS encoding secondary thiamine-phosphate synthase enzyme YjbQ — MIQQIEITLPEYPRGFHLVTDEIMKSLGELPREGILHLFIKHTSAGLTINENDDPTVREDFANSFDQLVKEREPFYKHTIEGDDDMPAHIKASLVGFTVSVPITNHRLNLGIWQGIYLCEFRNRGGSRNLTATLYY; from the coding sequence GTGATTCAGCAAATCGAAATAACTTTACCTGAATACCCGCGTGGTTTTCATCTCGTTACAGATGAGATTATGAAATCGCTCGGCGAATTGCCGAGAGAAGGTATCCTGCATCTATTCATCAAGCACACCTCAGCAGGATTGACGATCAACGAAAACGACGATCCGACGGTTCGCGAAGACTTTGCCAACAGTTTTGATCAACTCGTCAAAGAGCGCGAACCCTTCTATAAACACACGATCGAAGGCGACGACGATATGCCAGCACATATTAAAGCGTCGCTCGTCGGTTTCACCGTCTCCGTTCCGATTACGAACCATCGCCTCAATTTAGGCATATGGCAAGGTATTTATCTATGCGAATTTCGGAATCGCGGGGGTAGTCGAAACCTAACGGCAACGCTCTATTATTAG
- a CDS encoding sugar phosphate isomerase/epimerase, whose translation MDIICASICYRGYAEDEVAATLENAPEIGYRLMEIHGPLIWSVDAALAFDIDSMKAKVDASGMKCAGLYPPGWGGQDNTDVDARAGAIARCVEIAEGLGATHLTTSGAQRRTDPGALDRVTACVREVLQRMPAESQIKLTLEPHHGNVLEQAEDFQTVLDAIPDERVGVCIDTGHFHSSGVDTLAAIRQFASRLYAVHLKDHLGAVSVGIGRGELNLKEIIETLQEVDYQGDLTLELEVEDPENLPRYTEEAYFYLSGMLGSRL comes from the coding sequence ATGGATATTATTTGTGCTTCTATCTGTTACCGTGGCTACGCCGAGGATGAGGTCGCCGCAACCTTAGAAAACGCGCCGGAAATCGGCTATCGCCTCATGGAAATTCATGGACCGCTTATCTGGAGCGTTGACGCTGCCCTCGCTTTTGACATAGACAGCATGAAAGCAAAAGTTGACGCATCCGGCATGAAGTGTGCCGGACTCTACCCACCCGGCTGGGGTGGGCAGGACAATACCGATGTTGACGCACGCGCAGGCGCAATCGCAAGATGTGTCGAAATCGCCGAAGGACTCGGGGCAACACATCTAACAACGAGTGGCGCGCAACGTAGGACAGATCCCGGTGCATTGGATAGGGTAACTGCTTGTGTGCGTGAGGTGTTGCAACGCATGCCAGCAGAGAGTCAGATCAAGTTAACGCTTGAACCGCATCATGGGAATGTCCTTGAACAAGCGGAGGATTTCCAAACGGTTTTAGATGCTATTCCCGACGAACGGGTCGGTGTCTGCATCGATACTGGGCATTTCCACTCATCCGGTGTGGATACGCTTGCCGCGATTCGTCAATTCGCGTCGCGCCTCTATGCAGTACACCTCAAGGATCATCTTGGTGCTGTATCCGTCGGTATCGGGCGCGGTGAACTCAACCTCAAAGAGATTATCGAGACACTCCAAGAGGTGGACTACCAAGGCGACCTGACTTTGGAGTTGGAGGTCGAAGACCCTGAGAACCTACCCCGTTATACTGAAGAGGCGTATTTCTATCTCAGCGGAATGCTCGGTTCACGGCTGTAG
- a CDS encoding phytanoyl-CoA dioxygenase family protein encodes MKVNRDQFMEEGYLVLRGVVPPEELDALRESYELMVSRQREIWAQERAANDPPGGVWETSPQPRLLLGRNPLAGLVDEKTANTVEIWAHENMQGASTELLGEEDAGVTEMMLMCSPVKDCGPATWHRDHHPIDTAPLQGYIDDIVETGPRYVQWNLSLYDDSVLWVLPGSHLRVNAEAENQQLLADPKVPLPGAVQTHLNAGDGVVYILPILHWGSNYSRKMRRTIHGGFANHTYYEAFDYIDYLSPVVQDKFHRWNSRSEQMRVWTENALRAAINKNADAYHTALNNLHPGRGEKGKMLSTVFLCKAACFVAMAHGDELADIPDDLKNRGKGFHAITLNWGPPFAERFTQKEAAILWERFQPLDALLKTDEELYLPGFQSGPMHYYFNEMPANFGVADFIETWELQP; translated from the coding sequence ATGAAAGTGAATCGGGATCAATTCATGGAAGAAGGGTATCTCGTTCTACGGGGAGTGGTTCCACCAGAAGAACTGGATGCACTTCGGGAGAGTTATGAACTGATGGTATCACGCCAGCGGGAGATCTGGGCGCAGGAACGGGCAGCGAACGATCCACCCGGCGGCGTATGGGAGACTTCGCCACAACCGCGCTTACTACTCGGACGCAATCCTCTGGCAGGACTTGTTGACGAGAAAACAGCAAACACTGTCGAGATTTGGGCACACGAAAACATGCAAGGTGCCAGCACTGAGCTGCTCGGCGAGGAAGATGCTGGTGTTACCGAGATGATGCTCATGTGCAGCCCAGTTAAAGACTGCGGACCCGCCACTTGGCATCGCGACCATCACCCAATTGATACTGCACCGCTACAAGGCTACATTGACGATATTGTGGAGACGGGACCACGCTATGTGCAGTGGAACCTTTCACTTTATGACGATAGTGTACTTTGGGTACTCCCCGGCAGCCATCTGCGCGTCAACGCTGAAGCGGAAAATCAGCAATTGCTGGCAGATCCGAAAGTCCCGTTACCGGGTGCCGTTCAGACGCATCTTAACGCAGGCGACGGAGTCGTCTATATCCTGCCCATTTTGCATTGGGGCAGCAACTACAGTCGGAAGATGCGGCGCACGATCCACGGTGGATTTGCAAATCACACCTATTACGAAGCATTTGACTACATAGATTACCTGTCGCCAGTAGTGCAAGACAAATTCCATCGGTGGAATTCGCGCAGCGAACAGATGCGAGTATGGACAGAAAATGCACTCCGAGCAGCTATCAACAAGAACGCCGATGCTTACCACACGGCACTCAATAATTTGCATCCGGGCAGAGGCGAAAAAGGAAAGATGCTCTCAACCGTTTTTCTTTGCAAAGCCGCCTGTTTCGTTGCGATGGCGCACGGAGATGAACTTGCAGACATTCCGGATGATCTTAAGAACCGCGGCAAAGGTTTTCACGCCATTACCCTTAATTGGGGACCGCCGTTCGCCGAACGGTTCACACAGAAAGAAGCGGCCATTTTGTGGGAACGTTTTCAGCCACTTGACGCGCTTCTCAAGACCGACGAAGAGTTGTACTTACCGGGTTTCCAATCCGGTCCGATGCACTACTATTTCAATGAAATGCCTGCCAATTTCGGTGTTGCAGATTTCATTGAAACATGGGAACTACAGCCGTGA
- a CDS encoding SDR family NAD(P)-dependent oxidoreductase, which produces MGQLDGKVAIVTGGNRGIGKGIAKGLAAEGASLTIAARNAELLEETANELRANGTKVLAVPTDVTDEAQIKALFEKSMAEYRRLDILVNNAGAFDAGPIDELSTEAWDWVVAVNLSAPFLCTREAFGIMKAQGEGGRIINIGSISSHRVRPLTAPYSATKFGIWGLTQVTALEGRPHGITASCLKPGNTYVERIQNRPQAPTEPMMDVDALAQAAVLMATLPPNINMLEATVLPVGQLYIGRG; this is translated from the coding sequence ATGGGACAATTAGATGGGAAAGTTGCGATTGTAACGGGTGGAAACCGAGGCATCGGTAAAGGGATTGCGAAAGGTCTCGCCGCTGAAGGTGCGAGTTTGACTATCGCTGCAAGGAATGCCGAACTTCTTGAGGAAACCGCTAACGAACTCCGGGCAAACGGCACAAAGGTGTTGGCTGTGCCGACCGATGTAACGGACGAGGCACAGATCAAAGCACTCTTTGAAAAATCAATGGCGGAATACCGGCGTTTGGACATCCTTGTGAACAATGCGGGTGCATTCGATGCCGGTCCCATAGATGAACTCTCAACAGAGGCGTGGGATTGGGTTGTCGCTGTGAACCTCAGCGCGCCGTTTCTCTGCACGCGCGAGGCATTCGGGATTATGAAGGCACAAGGTGAAGGTGGACGTATCATCAACATTGGCAGTATCTCGTCGCATCGGGTGCGTCCGCTCACTGCGCCCTACAGTGCCACTAAATTCGGTATCTGGGGTCTGACACAGGTAACAGCACTTGAAGGCAGACCGCACGGGATTACGGCGAGCTGTTTGAAACCCGGCAACACTTATGTCGAACGCATCCAGAACCGTCCACAGGCACCGACCGAGCCGATGATGGACGTTGACGCTCTCGCACAAGCTGCCGTTCTGATGGCAACACTTCCACCGAATATAAATATGTTAGAAGCAACTGTCTTACCGGTCGGTCAACTCTATATTGGTAGAGGATAA
- a CDS encoding TIGR04282 family arsenosugar biosynthesis glycosyltransferase produces the protein MKICLIVFAKNPVPNQVKTRLVPTLSPEQAAVLYTAFLTDWCETLADLPDVDRVIAYTPPEAQPDLQALIGDDVIYIPQIGADLGERLTSATQWAAKQGYTKILFVGSDSPTLPISYISQAITLLDSRDTVIGPSTDGGYYLIGFSVETLATTIPHVFEDIAWSTAEVFQQTVARIHAAEATLGLLPPWYDIDRAEDLAFLHTHVSAMRLAGDSVQAVRTESLLTELFS, from the coding sequence GTGAAGATATGCCTTATCGTTTTTGCTAAGAATCCAGTGCCGAACCAAGTCAAAACGCGACTCGTGCCGACGCTTTCACCAGAACAAGCGGCAGTACTCTATACTGCGTTCCTTACAGATTGGTGCGAGACGCTTGCTGACCTCCCTGACGTGGATCGCGTCATCGCGTATACACCACCAGAGGCACAACCCGATTTACAAGCCTTAATCGGAGATGATGTTATCTACATCCCACAAATAGGAGCAGACCTCGGGGAACGACTGACTTCAGCAACACAGTGGGCAGCTAAACAAGGATACACAAAGATATTATTCGTCGGATCCGATAGTCCAACTTTACCGATTTCGTACATATCTCAAGCGATCACACTACTCGATTCACGGGATACTGTCATTGGACCAAGCACAGATGGCGGCTATTACCTCATCGGTTTTTCAGTAGAGACTTTGGCAACCACAATACCGCACGTATTTGAGGACATCGCATGGAGTACGGCGGAAGTTTTTCAACAGACAGTGGCGCGTATTCATGCAGCAGAGGCAACTCTTGGACTCCTACCACCGTGGTATGATATTGATAGAGCCGAGGATTTAGCATTTCTGCATACCCACGTATCGGCGATGCGACTTGCAGGCGACAGCGTCCAAGCAGTCAGAACAGAATCTTTATTGACAGAACTGTTTTCATAA
- a CDS encoding toxin-antitoxin system HicB family antitoxin, which produces MKTMTYKGYTAEIIYSDEDECFVGHIVNIDAISGFHGDTDAELRDAFENMVELYIETQEEPENPPQKHFAGRLLSRLRQALHL; this is translated from the coding sequence ATGAAAACGATGACGTACAAAGGCTATACCGCAGAAATTATCTATAGCGATGAAGATGAATGTTTTGTCGGCCATATTGTCAATATTGATGCGATATCAGGTTTTCATGGTGATACTGACGCTGAGTTGCGCGATGCCTTTGAAAACATGGTAGAACTCTATATTGAGACACAGGAAGAACCGGAGAACCCACCACAAAAACACTTTGCGGGGAGATTGCTGTCGCGTCTACGTCAAGCACTGCACCTATAG
- a CDS encoding type II toxin-antitoxin system HicA family toxin, which translates to MNVRLNKKHQKTLEAIFSTQVPATLQWRRIEALFMALGATKKEGGGSIVTFKLKDEDALFHRPHPQKEAKRYHIRKAREFLQQVGITP; encoded by the coding sequence ATGAACGTACGCTTAAACAAAAAGCATCAAAAGACATTGGAGGCGATTTTTAGCACACAAGTCCCTGCTACGTTGCAATGGCGGCGTATTGAAGCCCTTTTCATGGCACTTGGTGCTACAAAAAAGGAAGGAGGCGGATCGATTGTGACTTTTAAACTGAAAGATGAAGATGCCCTTTTTCATCGGCCTCACCCTCAAAAAGAGGCAAAGCGATATCACATCCGAAAAGCGAGAGAATTTTTACAACAGGTAGGAATCACACCATGA
- a CDS encoding toxin-antitoxin system HicB family antitoxin has product MKTMTYRGYTAEIIYSDEDECFVGHVVDPGDDIIGFHGDTDEELRIAFENVVDLHIRVKEQPENPPQKHLAGRLLSRLRQALHL; this is encoded by the coding sequence ATGAAAACAATGACTTACAGAGGATATACAGCGGAAATTATCTATAGTGACGAAGATGAGTGTTTTGTTGGTCATGTTGTTGACCCGGGCGATGATATCATAGGTTTCCACGGGGATACCGATGAAGAATTGCGTATTGCCTTTGAAAACGTAGTGGATCTTCATATCAGAGTCAAAGAGCAACCCGAAAATCCACCGCAAAAACACCTCGCGGGCAGATTATTATCCCGCCTGCGTCAAGCACTCCACCTATAG
- a CDS encoding glycosyltransferase family 4 protein, which translates to MKTSDTSKSNILYLDSGSGIGGGQRSLLLLLNLLDKERFTPFVGCLGDSAFAAEIEKTAANVIPLSLPAAHNKTDKVKRFTFRDLLEDFRQLRVIIELHRIVKRHAIDLIHANSLSVALLGGIVARINRIPILMHKRYATSYGILDRFCERLLHRVILVSEATRWDFAPAAKQTLIYNGVDLDAFQATSEEVETLRTELFSNEPNAAVLVGVVTRITPEKGIHFLVRAMGELKKQTNAKLLIVGGPYFQKDIDYMDTLKQEVADLGVEDSVIFTGFLSDTRIVTSLLDIVLVPSIIPEACPRTIIEAMAVGKPVIATPLGGSKELVTPETGILVPPEDASAIADAIATLATDPGRLIAMRKAARDRAVQLFSSKKNTALTETVYTELLTASRRTRKMNIE; encoded by the coding sequence ATGAAAACATCCGACACATCGAAATCCAATATCCTATACCTCGATAGCGGCTCAGGCATTGGCGGTGGGCAACGGAGCCTTTTACTGCTGCTAAACCTATTAGATAAGGAACGCTTTACGCCTTTTGTCGGATGTCTCGGTGATAGTGCTTTTGCAGCAGAGATTGAAAAGACAGCGGCGAATGTGATTCCACTCTCTCTGCCTGCCGCACATAATAAAACCGATAAAGTGAAACGGTTCACTTTCCGGGACCTGCTTGAAGATTTTCGGCAACTCCGAGTCATCATTGAACTTCATCGGATAGTGAAGCGACATGCGATAGACCTGATCCATGCGAACTCTCTTTCGGTGGCACTGCTTGGTGGGATTGTTGCAAGAATAAATCGGATTCCTATCTTGATGCATAAGCGCTACGCAACTTCTTACGGGATTCTGGATCGGTTCTGCGAACGGCTCCTGCATCGCGTGATTCTGGTATCAGAGGCAACACGGTGGGATTTCGCACCCGCGGCAAAGCAGACACTCATCTATAACGGTGTGGATTTAGACGCATTTCAGGCAACATCAGAAGAGGTAGAAACACTTCGGACAGAACTCTTTTCCAATGAACCCAATGCTGCAGTCCTCGTTGGTGTCGTAACCCGGATTACACCGGAAAAAGGCATCCATTTTTTAGTCAGAGCAATGGGAGAACTTAAAAAACAGACGAATGCAAAATTGCTCATCGTAGGTGGTCCCTATTTCCAAAAAGATATTGACTATATGGACACACTTAAACAGGAGGTTGCAGACTTAGGCGTTGAAGATTCAGTTATCTTCACCGGATTTTTGTCGGATACGCGTATCGTAACAAGCCTACTGGACATTGTGTTGGTGCCGTCAATTATCCCGGAAGCATGTCCGCGCACCATTATTGAGGCAATGGCGGTCGGTAAACCGGTTATCGCAACGCCACTCGGTGGCAGCAAAGAACTCGTCACACCTGAGACAGGGATTTTAGTGCCACCCGAAGACGCATCAGCGATTGCTGACGCTATCGCAACGCTGGCAACCGATCCAGGACGATTGATAGCAATGAGAAAAGCTGCCCGCGATCGCGCCGTGCAGCTATTTAGCAGTAAAAAGAATACCGCTTTGACAGAAACAGTCTACACAGAATTGTTAACAGCATCAAGACGGACGCGCAAAATGAATATTGAGTGA
- the tsaE gene encoding tRNA (adenosine(37)-N6)-threonylcarbamoyltransferase complex ATPase subunit type 1 TsaE — MEYRNENFKTESPEETQALGKKIGKTLKRGDVIALIGDLGTGKTCLTQGIARGAGIAPDEIVSSPSYILINEYHGKVPIYHIDLYRLENSEEIAELGLSEYVEGDGICIVEWAERMAEVLPDTCIKIHITLADANTLHGDDETSESLLDSPEDENIRHIEIQYPIPR; from the coding sequence ATGGAATACAGAAACGAAAACTTTAAAACAGAAAGTCCAGAGGAGACGCAAGCACTCGGGAAAAAAATCGGCAAAACGCTTAAACGGGGAGATGTCATTGCACTCATCGGTGACCTTGGCACCGGTAAAACCTGTTTGACCCAAGGCATCGCGCGCGGCGCAGGCATCGCACCTGACGAGATTGTTAGCAGTCCTTCGTATATCCTGATTAACGAGTATCACGGGAAAGTGCCTATTTACCACATTGATCTATATCGCCTCGAAAACAGCGAAGAGATTGCGGAACTCGGACTCAGTGAATATGTGGAAGGCGACGGAATTTGCATCGTTGAGTGGGCTGAGCGGATGGCAGAAGTACTGCCCGATACCTGTATAAAAATCCACATAACGCTCGCCGACGCGAATACCTTACACGGCGATGATGAGACTTCCGAATCACTATTGGATAGTCCTGAAGATGAAAACATCCGACACATCGAAATCCAATATCCTATACCTCGATAG
- the gguA gene encoding sugar ABC transporter ATP-binding protein, with product MAAPLLQMQAITKDFPGVRALDNASFEVRSGEIHALCGENGAGKSTLIKILGGIYPYGTYTGSLRINDTEHQFHSVRDAERAGIAIIHQELALIPEMTVAENIYLGREPRRFGVIDRQRLYHEAGELLSQFELEIPLQKSVYELGIGQQQLVEIAKALGRSLQAHIEQRRSWQSGNALLLVLDEPTAALTESEVDILRQILTQLREKGVACIYITHKLKEIFQIADRVTVLRDGETVATQSVRSAECTEDLLISQMVGRELTTFFPKRRAHVASENHSNPEEIALRVENLSTYPSEPPRLENVSFEVRRGEILGIAGLMGAGRTELISTIFGAYSGKWSGEIFIEGTRLQIHAPREAIQQGMALVSEDRKRYGLLLDVDVTHNMTLASLGLSADLTSYGIINHNAASEKSEHYVNSLQIKTSSLEAPVNHLSGGNQQKVVLGKWLMTHPKVLFLDEPTRGIDVGAKAEIHALMAKLAEEGVAIVFVSSELPEILGMSDRVLVLHEGKITGEFTNDNLTQEEILRCAAGA from the coding sequence ATGGCGGCACCACTCCTCCAGATGCAGGCAATCACCAAAGATTTTCCCGGCGTGCGTGCCTTAGACAATGCCTCTTTTGAGGTGCGTTCTGGTGAAATCCACGCGCTCTGCGGCGAAAACGGTGCTGGTAAATCGACACTGATTAAGATTCTCGGTGGTATCTATCCGTACGGCACCTATACCGGTAGTTTGCGTATCAACGACACCGAGCATCAATTCCACTCTGTTCGCGATGCAGAACGCGCGGGGATCGCTATTATTCATCAGGAATTAGCCCTCATCCCGGAGATGACAGTTGCGGAGAACATCTATCTCGGTAGGGAACCGCGGCGATTTGGAGTCATTGATAGGCAGCGTCTCTATCATGAGGCGGGTGAACTCCTGTCGCAGTTTGAGCTGGAAATCCCGCTACAAAAATCCGTCTATGAACTCGGCATTGGACAGCAGCAACTCGTAGAAATCGCGAAGGCCTTAGGGCGTAGTTTGCAAGCCCATATTGAGCAGCGACGCAGCTGGCAATCTGGAAACGCCTTATTGCTCGTGCTTGACGAACCGACGGCGGCTTTGACGGAAAGCGAAGTGGACATTCTTCGTCAAATTCTGACGCAACTCCGAGAAAAGGGTGTAGCATGTATCTACATCACCCATAAACTCAAGGAAATATTTCAAATCGCCGATCGGGTAACAGTACTACGCGACGGTGAAACGGTTGCAACGCAATCCGTTAGATCCGCTGAATGTACCGAAGACCTATTAATCTCGCAGATGGTTGGCAGGGAACTAACGACCTTTTTTCCGAAACGGCGAGCGCATGTGGCATCTGAAAACCACTCCAACCCTGAGGAAATCGCACTACGTGTCGAAAATTTAAGCACCTATCCATCGGAACCACCACGACTTGAAAACGTCAGTTTTGAGGTGCGACGCGGGGAGATCCTCGGTATCGCAGGCTTGATGGGTGCGGGTAGAACGGAACTGATTAGCACTATCTTTGGAGCCTATAGCGGTAAATGGAGTGGAGAGATATTCATAGAAGGCACACGCCTTCAGATACACGCGCCGCGCGAGGCTATACAACAAGGGATGGCACTCGTCAGTGAAGATCGGAAACGTTATGGACTCCTCTTAGATGTGGATGTCACCCACAATATGACGCTGGCGAGCCTCGGTTTATCGGCAGACCTCACATCTTATGGGATAATTAACCACAACGCGGCATCTGAAAAAAGTGAACACTACGTGAATTCCCTCCAAATCAAGACATCCTCGTTGGAGGCACCTGTAAATCACCTCAGTGGCGGAAATCAACAGAAAGTCGTACTCGGTAAATGGCTGATGACGCATCCGAAGGTGTTATTCCTTGATGAACCAACACGCGGGATCGATGTCGGAGCGAAAGCAGAGATACACGCGTTGATGGCAAAACTCGCTGAAGAGGGGGTTGCGATTGTGTTTGTATCCTCCGAACTGCCGGAGATTTTGGGTATGAGCGACCGGGTTTTGGTGCTACATGAAGGCAAAATCACGGGTGAATTTACCAACGACAACCTGACGCAAGAGGAGATTTTGCGGTGTGCAGCTGGGGCTTGA
- the tenA gene encoding thiaminase II, translated as MAQNEKFTDELRRAAAPIWEADLKHPFVRGMADGSLPTEKFKFYLIQDYLFLLDYSRVFAYGVIKAHDEATMAMFSQLVNETLNTEMDLHRGYCEKFGITAAEMEAAPMAPTTHAYTRHVLNVAEIGTLADLVAGVLPCQWGYAEIGTTLAQQGGSPEPLYQEWIDMYASSEFLSLGEWLRGLLNDLAAEYSVSEKERIKNYFFQSSRYEYLFWEMAYTQEVWKI; from the coding sequence ATGGCACAAAATGAGAAATTTACCGATGAACTCAGGCGCGCTGCTGCACCGATTTGGGAAGCGGATCTTAAACATCCGTTTGTCCGCGGTATGGCTGATGGTAGTCTCCCGACAGAGAAGTTTAAATTCTATCTGATTCAGGATTATCTGTTCTTACTCGACTATAGCCGCGTGTTCGCGTATGGTGTTATCAAGGCACATGACGAGGCGACGATGGCGATGTTTTCGCAGCTGGTCAACGAGACGTTGAACACTGAAATGGACTTACATCGTGGATATTGCGAAAAATTTGGTATCACTGCCGCAGAGATGGAAGCCGCACCGATGGCACCTACAACACATGCATATACGCGACATGTACTCAACGTAGCGGAAATCGGCACTTTGGCGGATCTCGTCGCCGGTGTTCTGCCGTGTCAGTGGGGCTACGCCGAAATCGGCACAACGCTTGCCCAACAGGGTGGTTCACCGGAACCGCTCTATCAGGAATGGATCGACATGTACGCCTCTTCTGAATTTCTGTCGTTAGGTGAGTGGTTACGCGGTTTACTCAACGACCTTGCAGCGGAGTATAGTGTTTCTGAGAAAGAACGGATTAAAAACTACTTTTTCCAGAGTAGTCGTTATGAATACCTCTTTTGGGAGATGGCTTACACACAAGAAGTCTGGAAAATTTAG
- a CDS encoding Ig-like domain-containing protein: MRFWLIIAVFILAGCGGDDDSLKDVAPVVVSANPPIGATITPNMVITLTFDNPPTDVRIRNAIIIPSGKTATITGPFKRGPLSLMVYWAGGSTTLTYLVSSCCPVPPEVTGGSVRDGEMDVDPDAINSAGKIEIQFDEEVTGYYIVLQTGSGEDLGWLGKVEGTKGILELVKGRELRHNTTYVIVCKVADVKGNEVEFRIVFGTREKA, from the coding sequence ATGCGATTTTGGCTAATAATAGCTGTTTTCATACTCGCTGGCTGCGGTGGCGACGATGACAGCCTCAAAGACGTTGCGCCTGTTGTTGTGAGTGCCAATCCGCCGATTGGTGCGACGATTACCCCTAATATGGTTATCACCCTTACCTTTGACAACCCGCCTACTGATGTTAGGATAAGGAACGCTATAATCATCCCTTCTGGCAAAACAGCAACCATCACAGGCCCCTTCAAGCGAGGTCCTCTCTCACTTATGGTGTATTGGGCGGGTGGTAGCACGACGCTTACCTACCTTGTTTCTTCCTGTTGTCCCGTACCACCTGAAGTTACGGGTGGATCGGTCAGAGACGGGGAGATGGATGTTGATCCGGATGCTATCAACAGTGCTGGGAAGATTGAGATTCAGTTCGATGAAGAAGTAACGGGCTACTACATTGTACTTCAAACCGGATCTGGCGAAGACCTCGGATGGCTTGGAAAAGTTGAAGGTACGAAAGGGATCCTCGAACTTGTCAAGGGTAGAGAGCTCAGACACAACACCACTTATGTTATTGTCTGTAAAGTTGCTGATGTCAAAGGCAATGAAGTCGAGTTTAGAATCGTCTTTGGAACCAGAGAGAAAGCGTAG